A stretch of Desulfatiglans sp. DNA encodes these proteins:
- a CDS encoding 30S ribosomal protein S1, with protein MSDDSLYSDYSGSEEDDGSSGEDSFMELYEKSLKSIQEGELVTGEIVMIGKEYVLVDVGYKSEGQIRINEFIDADGNMTAKVGDKIDVLLEKREDDDGRIILSKEKAAKIKIWDEIKNIYEEDRTVEGEIVARLKGGMAVDIGLQAFLPGSQIDLKPVRNFDSLIGTKHEFKILKYNKRRANIVLSRRALLEKDRKVKRDQTMHDIREGAVLTGTVKNITDYGFFIDLGGIDGLLHITDISWGRVGHPSELYQVGDEITVKILKYDEEKERVSLGLKQLNPDPWINANADYPINTKVKGKVVSLADYGAFVEIKEGIEGLIHVSEMSWTRKIRHPSQILKVGDEVEAVVLNIDTENKRISLGLKQVEPNPWKVIGEKYPIGTTIEGRIKNITDFGIFIGIDEGIDGLVHISDISWTKRIKHPSEVYKKGEEVQAVVLNIDEENERFSLGIKQLAVDPWDEIPERYKPGTRVTGTVTNITDFGVFVELEEGIEGLIHVSELTKDKSGNALSRFKVDDVIQAKVINIAKDDKKIALSIRKLEEAEEKDMYRSYLNNGKEATSNLGELLKAGMLDLENKNQD; from the coding sequence ATGAGTGATGACAGCCTTTATTCAGATTATTCAGGCAGCGAAGAGGATGATGGCAGCTCAGGCGAAGACAGCTTTATGGAGCTCTATGAGAAGAGCCTCAAGAGTATTCAGGAGGGAGAGCTTGTTACCGGCGAGATCGTTATGATCGGCAAAGAATATGTCCTGGTTGATGTAGGATACAAGTCAGAAGGCCAGATCCGTATCAATGAATTCATTGATGCAGACGGCAACATGACTGCTAAGGTGGGCGACAAGATAGATGTACTCCTTGAAAAACGCGAGGATGATGACGGCAGGATAATCCTCTCAAAAGAAAAGGCAGCAAAGATAAAGATATGGGATGAGATCAAGAATATCTATGAAGAGGACCGCACTGTTGAAGGTGAAATAGTCGCAAGGCTCAAGGGTGGTATGGCCGTTGATATAGGTCTTCAGGCATTTCTGCCCGGTTCACAGATTGACCTCAAACCTGTAAGAAATTTTGATTCTCTTATAGGCACAAAACACGAATTCAAGATACTCAAATACAACAAGAGAAGGGCAAATATAGTCCTCTCCAGAAGGGCGCTCCTTGAGAAAGACCGCAAGGTAAAACGTGATCAAACCATGCATGATATCAGGGAAGGTGCTGTCCTTACTGGCACAGTAAAGAATATAACAGATTACGGTTTCTTTATTGACCTGGGCGGGATAGACGGTCTCCTCCATATTACAGATATATCATGGGGCAGAGTAGGCCACCCATCAGAACTGTATCAGGTTGGTGATGAGATCACCGTAAAGATACTCAAGTATGATGAAGAAAAAGAGAGGGTCTCTCTGGGCCTTAAACAGCTTAACCCTGATCCATGGATAAATGCCAATGCAGATTACCCGATCAACACAAAGGTAAAAGGAAAGGTAGTAAGCCTTGCTGATTACGGCGCATTTGTCGAGATAAAGGAGGGCATTGAGGGGCTTATCCACGTATCCGAGATGTCATGGACACGAAAGATCAGGCATCCTTCACAGATACTGAAGGTGGGCGATGAGGTAGAGGCGGTCGTGCTCAATATAGACACTGAAAATAAGAGAATATCTCTTGGCCTGAAACAGGTAGAGCCAAACCCCTGGAAGGTGATAGGTGAGAAATACCCCATAGGCACTACCATTGAGGGCCGAATCAAGAATATCACTGACTTCGGCATCTTTATAGGCATTGATGAAGGTATAGACGGCCTTGTTCATATCTCTGACATCTCATGGACAAAGAGGATCAAACACCCCTCAGAGGTATATAAGAAGGGTGAAGAGGTTCAGGCGGTTGTCCTTAATATCGACGAGGAAAACGAGAGATTTTCACTTGGCATCAAGCAGCTTGCAGTTGACCCGTGGGATGAGATACCTGAAAGGTACAAACCCGGCACGAGGGTTACCGGCACTGTTACCAACATAACCGACTTTGGCGTTTTTGTTGAGCTTGAAGAGGGGATCGAAGGCCTTATACATGTGTCAGAGCTGACAAAGGATAAGAGCGGAAACGCATTAAGCAGATTCAAGGTAGATGATGTTATCCAGGCAAAGGTCATCAATATAGCAAAGGATGACAAGAAGATAGCCCTTTCAATCCGTAAACTTGAGGAGGCCGAAGAGAAGGATATGTACAGAAGCTATCTCAACAATGGAAAGGAAGCCACCTCAAACCTTGGTGAACTGCTCAAGGCAGGCATGCTTGACCTTGAAAACAAGAACCAGGATTAA
- a CDS encoding (d)CMP kinase — protein MKQPVITIDGPAGAGKSTVSRTLAKRLNLVYLDTGAMYRAVALQAKRENIPFSDGNALYRMCERINIHFKVNGDNSTIYIDNEDVSVQIRMPEMDMLSSSVSAVPEVRKAMTALQRKIGEKGGIVAEGRDMGTVVFPDADFKFFVTASPEVRAQRRYDERKARNEVIDINKVEADIRKRDEQDQSRKLAPLKPADEAILIDTSGMEIDRVIEIILSHIKSAGI, from the coding sequence ATGAAACAGCCGGTAATAACAATCGATGGCCCGGCAGGTGCTGGAAAGAGCACCGTAAGCCGCACCCTGGCAAAAAGACTTAACCTTGTATACCTTGATACAGGCGCTATGTACCGGGCGGTCGCACTCCAGGCAAAGAGGGAGAATATCCCATTTTCAGACGGTAATGCACTTTACAGGATGTGCGAAAGGATAAATATTCATTTTAAGGTGAATGGTGATAATTCAACTATTTATATTGATAATGAGGACGTTTCAGTGCAAATCAGAATGCCTGAGATGGACATGCTGTCATCCTCTGTCTCTGCGGTCCCAGAGGTGAGAAAGGCCATGACTGCACTACAGCGCAAAATCGGTGAAAAGGGGGGCATTGTTGCAGAGGGGAGGGATATGGGCACAGTGGTATTCCCTGATGCGGATTTTAAATTTTTTGTTACTGCCTCCCCGGAGGTACGCGCACAAAGGCGCTATGATGAGAGAAAGGCCAGGAATGAAGTTATAGACATTAATAAGGTCGAGGCGGATATCAGAAAAAGGGATGAACAGGATCAGTCAAGAAAACTTGCCCCTTTAAAACCGGCAGATGAGGCGATTTTGATAGATACCTCCGGAATGGAGATAGACAGGGTTATAGAGATTATTCTTTCTCATATAAAAAGCGCCGGCATATAA
- a CDS encoding histidinol-phosphate transaminase: MKRLTTEKIDRLIPYPPGKPIEELERELGITGSIKLASNENPIGPSPMAVKAIMDNLNRLNRYPDGSSYYLKEKLSKIFNLPMERILTGNGSNELIELAIRTFITPGEEVIQAIPTFLVYEKVVNGAGGELVSIDLKDFRIDIDAIKRAVTPKTKLIFINNPNNPTGTWLSKEEVSGFLEWVPEDIVVVIDEAYIEFSSDRVARGTDFLDKRDRLIILRTFSKLYGLAGLRIGYGFSSPEIVDYINRVRQPFNLNLLAQAAAVAALDDTDFVKKTLDLTREGLKWLYKNLEDIGLSCIPTETNFFLIKVPSGAKSIYQLMLREGVIIRSMESYGLKEYIRVNVGLPEENERFINTLKKVISSL; this comes from the coding sequence ATGAAAAGACTCACAACAGAAAAGATAGATCGGCTTATCCCCTATCCACCTGGAAAGCCCATAGAAGAGCTTGAAAGGGAACTGGGCATCACAGGCTCCATCAAACTTGCCTCAAATGAAAACCCTATCGGGCCATCGCCTATGGCAGTAAAGGCGATCATGGATAACCTGAACCGGCTTAACAGGTATCCGGACGGGAGCAGCTATTACCTGAAGGAAAAACTCTCAAAGATATTTAACCTCCCCATGGAAAGGATATTAACCGGGAACGGATCAAACGAGTTGATAGAACTTGCTATCCGTACATTTATTACCCCCGGTGAAGAGGTTATACAGGCAATCCCGACCTTTCTTGTGTATGAGAAGGTGGTTAATGGCGCTGGTGGAGAACTTGTGTCAATAGACCTTAAGGATTTCCGGATTGACATTGATGCAATTAAAAGGGCTGTAACCCCCAAAACAAAGCTGATCTTTATCAATAACCCCAACAACCCCACAGGCACATGGCTCTCAAAAGAGGAGGTCAGTGGTTTTTTAGAGTGGGTGCCAGAGGATATTGTGGTAGTTATTGATGAAGCATATATTGAATTTTCATCAGACAGGGTGGCGCGTGGCACAGATTTTCTGGATAAACGTGACAGGCTCATCATATTAAGGACATTCTCAAAGCTCTACGGGCTTGCGGGATTAAGGATAGGTTACGGCTTCTCATCACCGGAGATTGTGGATTATATAAACAGGGTAAGGCAGCCATTCAATTTAAACCTTCTTGCCCAAGCCGCGGCAGTAGCTGCCCTTGATGACACCGATTTTGTCAAAAAAACACTTGATCTTACAAGGGAAGGGCTGAAATGGTTATATAAAAATCTGGAGGATATAGGGCTTTCGTGCATACCCACTGAGACCAACTTTTTCCTGATAAAGGTACCTTCAGGCGCTAAAAGCATCTACCAGCTTATGCTCAGGGAGGGCGTCATAATCCGCTCCATGGAGAGCTATGGACTCAAAGAATATATAAGGGTTAATGTTGGACTTCCAGAGGAAAATGAGCGGTTTATAAACACCCTGAAAAAGGTCATCAGCAGCCTGTAA